From one Acidibrevibacterium fodinaquatile genomic stretch:
- a CDS encoding cytochrome c oxidase assembly protein, with protein MKRTLTIVFLLAVIGVMTGLVSYSVTIYRLFCQVTGAGGTTQRASADTGPTLARTVTVYFDTNVAPGLPWRFVPLQHSIKVHLGEQALVYFEAENLSANDIVGHATFNVTPDKVGVYFKKIQCFCFTEERLEAHKKVDMPVTFFVDPRLADDRGTADVDEITLSYTFFRSARPEGAEDMARFGPVASAQNGKTLFESQCAGCHGIDTARAGPPLAGVVGRTAGAASGYPYSLALAQSGLVWSETTLDRWLAGPQTLVPGALMPMSVPDESARRDIIAYLKTLGTARQSEGSAAKPPPG; from the coding sequence ATGAAACGCACGCTGACCATTGTTTTTCTTCTTGCGGTCATCGGCGTGATGACCGGGCTCGTCTCCTATTCGGTGACGATCTATCGCTTGTTCTGCCAGGTGACCGGAGCCGGCGGCACCACCCAGCGCGCCAGCGCCGATACTGGGCCGACGCTCGCGCGCACCGTCACGGTCTATTTCGACACCAATGTCGCGCCCGGGCTTCCCTGGCGTTTCGTCCCGCTGCAGCATTCGATCAAGGTTCATCTCGGCGAGCAGGCCCTGGTCTATTTCGAGGCGGAAAATCTCTCCGCGAACGACATCGTGGGGCACGCGACGTTCAATGTGACGCCCGACAAGGTCGGGGTCTATTTCAAGAAGATCCAATGCTTTTGCTTCACCGAGGAACGCCTTGAGGCGCATAAGAAAGTCGACATGCCGGTGACATTCTTCGTCGATCCCCGTCTCGCCGACGATCGCGGCACCGCGGATGTCGATGAGATCACCCTCTCTTACACGTTTTTCCGCTCCGCCCGGCCGGAGGGTGCGGAGGATATGGCGCGATTCGGCCCTGTCGCCAGCGCGCAAAACGGCAAGACCTTGTTTGAGAGCCAATGCGCCGGCTGCCACGGGATCGACACCGCCCGCGCCGGCCCGCCGCTCGCGGGCGTCGTTGGCCGGACGGCGGGGGCGGCGTCGGGCTATCCGTATTCGCTGGCGCTCGCGCAATCGGGCTTGGTGTGGTCAGAGACGACCCTTGATCGCTGGCTCGCCGGGCCGCAAACGCTGGTTCCCGGCGCCTTGATGCCGATGAGCGTTCCCGACGAATCGGCGCGACGTGACATCATCGCCTATCTCAAGACCCTGGGCACGGCCCGCCAAAGCGAGGGAAGTGCTGCAAAGCCGCCGCCGGGGTAA
- a CDS encoding SCO family protein — protein sequence MKAPLRLILSAVLVVLVLASAVLWLTRPEPGGGPGAAIALPAGTKIGGAFNLIDDQNRPVTEQTYRGHWLLVYFGYTFCPDVCPTTLQTIADALDKLGKTGAQITPLFITVDPARDTPSVMARYVHQFDSRIIGLTGNDAQIAEVAKAYRVYYAKETPKDGTAYTMDHSSFIYLMDPEGRLAALFGPQTTAKELAAAIGQKLGQDK from the coding sequence ATGAAAGCGCCGTTGCGACTTATTCTCTCCGCGGTGTTGGTTGTGCTCGTGCTCGCCAGCGCGGTGCTTTGGCTCACCCGCCCCGAGCCCGGTGGCGGGCCGGGTGCTGCGATCGCACTGCCCGCCGGCACCAAGATCGGCGGCGCCTTCAACCTCATTGACGATCAAAACCGCCCGGTCACCGAGCAAACCTATCGTGGGCACTGGCTGCTGGTTTATTTCGGCTATACTTTTTGCCCCGATGTCTGCCCGACGACCTTGCAAACCATTGCCGACGCCCTTGATAAGTTAGGCAAGACCGGCGCTCAGATCACACCGCTTTTCATCACCGTCGATCCGGCGCGCGATACCCCTTCCGTGATGGCGCGCTATGTCCATCAGTTCGACAGCCGGATCATCGGCCTCACCGGCAATGACGCGCAAATCGCCGAGGTCGCGAAAGCCTATCGGGTCTATTATGCCAAGGAAACGCCCAAGGACGGAACCGCCTATACCATGGACCATTCCTCCTTCATCTACCTGATGGATCCTGAAGGTCGCCTTGCCGCCTTGTTCGGGCCGCAGACCACGGCGAAGGAACTCGCGGCGGCCATCGGACAAAAATTGGGACAAGACAAGTGA
- a CDS encoding (R)-mandelonitrile lyase yields the protein MEIKRAGSQASGKGSADYFTGAVRIDPLFSAPDPARAGGALVTFEPGARTAWHTHPFGQTLIVTAGCGWAQREGGAVEEIRPGDVVWFAPGEKHWHGATPTTAMSHIAIQERRDGSQVEWLDHVTEAQYRR from the coding sequence ATGGAGATCAAGCGCGCCGGCTCACAGGCCTCGGGCAAGGGGTCGGCGGACTATTTCACCGGAGCGGTGCGGATCGATCCGCTGTTTTCAGCGCCCGATCCGGCGCGGGCCGGCGGCGCCCTCGTCACGTTCGAGCCCGGCGCCCGCACCGCTTGGCACACGCACCCGTTTGGCCAGACCCTGATCGTGACCGCCGGCTGCGGCTGGGCCCAGCGCGAGGGGGGCGCGGTCGAGGAAATCCGCCCCGGCGATGTCGTCTGGTTCGCGCCGGGCGAGAAACACTGGCACGGCGCGACGCCAACGACGGCGATGAGCCATATCGCCATTCAGGAGCGGCGCGACGGCTCACAGGTTGAGTGGCTGGACCATGTCACCGAGGCCCAATATCGACGTTGA
- a CDS encoding ribonucleotide-diphosphate reductase subunit beta, with protein sequence MTDQHTAETRIRFDLLTENPVYKPFRYPWAYDAWLTQQRIHWLPEEVPLADDVKDWHRNLSASERHLLTQIFRFFTQADVEVNNCYMKHYARVFKPTEVLMMLAAFSNTETIHIAAYSHLLDTIGMPEIEYQAFLKYKEMKDKYDYMQGFRVDNKYQIARTMAAFGAFTEGLQLFASFAILLNFPRFGKMKGMGQIISWSVRDETLHCLSIIRLFRDFVAENPEVWNSALKADLNTVCATIVAHEDAFIDLAFEQGAVEGLDAATVKRYIRYIADRRLTQLGLDPLYTEAKNPLPWLDEMLNAVEHANFFENRATEYSRAATTGSWEEAFAEQISPLA encoded by the coding sequence ATGACCGATCAGCACACCGCCGAGACCCGGATCCGCTTCGATCTCCTGACCGAAAACCCGGTCTATAAGCCGTTCCGCTACCCATGGGCCTATGACGCCTGGCTCACCCAGCAGCGCATCCACTGGCTGCCCGAGGAAGTGCCGCTCGCCGATGACGTGAAGGACTGGCACCGCAATCTCAGCGCCAGCGAGCGCCATCTGCTGACGCAGATTTTCCGCTTTTTCACGCAAGCGGATGTCGAGGTGAATAATTGCTACATGAAGCACTACGCCCGGGTGTTCAAGCCGACGGAAGTCCTGATGATGCTGGCGGCATTCTCGAACACCGAAACCATCCATATCGCCGCCTATAGCCATCTCCTCGATACCATCGGCATGCCCGAGATCGAATATCAGGCTTTTTTAAAATATAAGGAGATGAAAGACAAATACGATTACATGCAGGGCTTTAGAGTCGATAACAAATATCAGATCGCGCGCACGATGGCGGCTTTCGGTGCTTTTACGGAAGGGTTACAGCTTTTTGCTTCCTTTGCCATTTTGCTCAATTTCCCACGTTTTGGAAAAATGAAGGGCATGGGTCAGATCATTTCGTGGTCGGTGCGAGACGAGACGCTGCATTGCTTGTCCATCATCCGCCTGTTCCGTGATTTCGTCGCCGAAAATCCCGAAGTCTGGAACAGCGCGTTGAAGGCCGATTTGAACACGGTTTGCGCCACCATCGTCGCGCATGAGGACGCCTTTATCGATCTCGCGTTCGAGCAAGGCGCGGTCGAGGGGCTCGATGCGGCGACGGTCAAGCGCTATATCCGCTATATTGCCGATCGCCGGCTGACGCAGCTTGGCCTCGATCCCCTCTATACCGAGGCAAAAAACCCCCTTCCCTGGCTCGATGAGATGCTGAATGCGGTCGAACACGCCAATTTCTTCGAAAACCGTGCGACCGAATATAGCCGCGCCGCGACCACCGGAAGCTGGGAGGAAGCCTTTGCCGAACAGATCTCCCCGCTGGCGTGA
- the hisF gene encoding imidazole glycerol phosphate synthase subunit HisF has product MLTLRVIPCLDVKDGRVVKGVNFVSLRDAGDPVEQAAIYDAAGADELTFLDITASHENRDILLDVVARTAARVFLPLTVGGGVRSVEDMRRLLLAGADKCSINSAAVQRPELVAEAARKFGSQCVVVAVDAKETAPARWEVFTHGGRRATGIDAIAWCVRMASLGAGEILLTSMDRDGTGKGFDINLLRRVCAAVRVPVVASGGVGELSHFVAGAAAGATGLLAASVFHFGTFRIQEVKDALAAAGFPVRNPRVMS; this is encoded by the coding sequence GTGCTGACCCTGCGGGTGATCCCTTGCCTCGACGTCAAGGATGGGCGCGTGGTGAAGGGCGTCAATTTCGTCTCGCTCCGCGATGCCGGCGATCCGGTGGAGCAAGCGGCGATATATGACGCCGCCGGCGCCGATGAGCTGACTTTCCTCGACATCACCGCGAGCCACGAAAATCGCGATATTTTGCTCGACGTGGTCGCGCGCACCGCAGCACGGGTGTTCCTGCCGCTCACCGTCGGCGGCGGGGTGCGGAGCGTCGAGGATATGCGCCGGCTCCTGCTCGCGGGCGCCGATAAATGCAGCATCAATTCCGCCGCCGTCCAGCGGCCGGAGCTGGTCGCGGAAGCAGCGCGGAAATTCGGCAGCCAATGCGTCGTCGTCGCGGTGGACGCGAAAGAGACCGCCCCCGCGCGCTGGGAGGTGTTCACCCATGGCGGGCGCCGCGCGACCGGGATCGACGCCATCGCCTGGTGTGTGCGCATGGCATCACTCGGCGCCGGTGAGATTCTGTTAACCAGCATGGATCGCGACGGCACCGGAAAGGGTTTCGATATCAACCTTCTGCGCCGGGTTTGCGCGGCCGTCAGGGTGCCGGTGGTGGCCTCCGGCGGGGTGGGCGAACTCAGCCATTTCGTCGCCGGGGCGGCGGCTGGGGCGACTGGCCTACTTGCGGCAAGTGTCTTTCATTTCGGCACTTTCCGCATCCAGGAGGTCAAGGACGCGCTTGCTGCCGCCGGTTTTCCGGTGCGCAACCCCCGTGTGATGTCCTGA
- a CDS encoding phosphoribosyl-ATP diphosphatase, translating to MAKPVKKKSAKSTKSAKIKTPAGKRRRASATPALMPPPPLALGLSATVLDRLYGVIQSRRDADPGTSHSARLLSRGVAKVAQKFGEEAVECLIEAVGGERAALIAESADVLYHLLVLWVASGVHPEQVWAELQRREGISGIAEKASRGGEGRSLPLAFGVQTTKIP from the coding sequence ATGGCCAAGCCGGTCAAGAAGAAATCCGCGAAATCGACGAAGAGCGCGAAAATCAAAACGCCCGCCGGCAAACGCCGCCGCGCGTCCGCCACGCCGGCGCTGATGCCGCCGCCGCCGCTCGCCCTTGGTTTGAGCGCGACCGTGCTCGATCGTCTCTATGGCGTCATCCAGAGCCGCCGCGACGCCGATCCGGGGACCAGCCATTCCGCGCGTTTGTTGTCGCGCGGGGTTGCCAAGGTCGCCCAGAAATTCGGTGAGGAAGCCGTCGAATGCCTGATCGAGGCGGTGGGCGGCGAGCGCGCCGCGCTGATCGCCGAAAGCGCCGACGTCCTCTATCATCTCCTCGTGCTCTGGGTCGCGAGCGGGGTGCATCCGGAGCAGGTCTGGGCAGAATTGCAGCGCCGCGAGGGGATCAGCGGCATCGCCGAAAAAGCGTCGCGCGGCGGCGAGGGGCGGAGTCTGCCGCTTGCCTTCGGCGTGCAGACGACGAAAATCCCCTGA